From the endosymbiont of Bathymodiolus septemdierum str. Myojin knoll genome, one window contains:
- the plsY gene encoding glycerol-3-phosphate 1-O-acyltransferase PlsY — MLPILITIGYLIGSISSAILVCKAFGLPDPRTQGSNNPGATNVLRIGGKKAAAITLIGDGAKGAIPVLIAQYLGVDLLTTTFVALASFLGHVYPIFFGFKGGKGVATLLGTLFALNIFVGLSFALIWIFIAKVLKISSLSALIATLLTPAIFYFLNGKDLNATYVISLICVWVFFTHKDNIQRIISGDEGKIRS, encoded by the coding sequence ATGTTACCTATTTTGATTACTATTGGCTATCTAATCGGCTCAATTTCCAGTGCAATCTTAGTCTGTAAAGCCTTCGGACTTCCCGACCCTCGTACACAAGGCTCAAATAACCCAGGTGCCACCAATGTATTGCGCATCGGCGGTAAAAAAGCCGCTGCCATCACCCTAATTGGCGACGGTGCCAAAGGGGCAATTCCCGTGCTTATTGCTCAATATTTAGGGGTTGATTTATTAACAACAACCTTCGTTGCTTTGGCGTCATTCTTGGGGCATGTTTATCCAATTTTCTTTGGATTCAAAGGTGGAAAAGGCGTAGCAACACTACTAGGTACGCTATTTGCGTTGAATATTTTTGTCGGTTTGAGTTTCGCTTTGATTTGGATCTTCATTGCCAAAGTGTTGAAAATTTCTTCTCTGTCTGCATTGATTGCCACCCTACTCACTCCTGCTATTTTTTATTTTTTAAATGGCAAAGATTTAAATGCAACTTATGTGATTTCCCTTATTTGTGTATGGGTTTTCTTTACGCATAAAGATAACATTCAAAGAATTATCTCAGGTGATGAAGGCAAAATTAGGTCTTAA